Sequence from the Mytilus galloprovincialis chromosome 10, xbMytGall1.hap1.1, whole genome shotgun sequence genome:
GAACATTCATTGAAGCTAGAGCACGAAAGGTGTGTTAATCAATTCTTTTAATATCACATTTTAATGTATTGTCAACCAACAACAGGTTCAAAATTTTATCTTTACGTATAGTtattaaattcaattttaaatcaTAACAACATTTATGAATGTTTAAATAGATCTGTGTATTTATAAGTGTTTATTAAagacatttatgtatatctatactTTCGTTTATTTGTTTGGAAACgtttcaaaatattatatacCAATATGAAGAacctttcataattttatttatgttatttagtCACAAAGTAAGTTCCTTTTGAAACGGACCGTGCAAGACTATCTTGGACAGACAAGATGGATAAAAAAACTCTCGGAGATAAGTTACTTAGTTTAATGATGCAATTTACTGTAGGCGTACAGATAGCACATCTGCTTCAAATAATCTTGATTCtggaattgtttatttttaaagccttttatgaatatacaaaatgtataaaaaaaaatatcttctctTAATTCTCTTAAAATTTAGGATAATAACGCAAGTTTCGTTTTGCAGTAATGAATACACTGATTTAAGTTGCTGTCCGCATCATATAACCTTCAAACTAAGTATCTTACCTAcgatagttttttttatctttccttGTCTTCCCATTGGAGTCTTGCACGGTAAAAAGACATATTACTTTATACATATTCTGGAAATTCCTTATAAAGTGAGGACAATGACAGTTGTATTCGAGTCGTCTCTTTGGTTGCTATAGCAGAGTGTTTGCTTTGACAGTTTTTAAGGACAAGTTCATTTGAAGTTTACTTTATAGGTCCGTACTTTGTTACTCTTTATAGTATTTCCCATAACCTCTAGAGTAGCGTAAGAGTACAACACAAACTTACCAACAAGTTTAACTCTTTAATGAGAATCAATTTGATAATAGTTATATGTATCGAGTTTACAAGATCTAATGAGCACACTTCATGAGACTTTAAATAAGAATGGGTTATTTGTACAACGAAGtgcttattattttaaatttaaatatgattAGTTGCCTATATTTTAACAAGAAGGTAGGTATTACGGTAGAAAATTGCATCATACTTGTAAACCGATGTACATGTGTTTAAGTTATTAAAATCAATGTGATACCATATTCAAACCGTCTTTAATCGTCTTTAAAATATGTTAAGATTTGTTTAGGTAGGTAAGGAAAATTGAATAACGTAACATTATTTCTCTTTTAGCGTCAGTCTTATTCTTTTAgatttattcttattttggagatttctaaaataaaaagattaacatatctaagacaataacaatcaaaaccaaggagtaaacaaagactaaaaaaaaacacaggacatttacatcaacagttataaataataattaagaaacaacgcgaactccactaaaaaccgggagtgaaatcaggtgctccggaagggtaagcatttcctgctccgtatacggcacccgtcgtgttatttctttgttcagtccggtattgatggaaggttattatgataTAGGGAGAATATCAGATATGAGTTCTGATACACTTTTGGCATAAttagctcatgatggcgaccgtaaaatttcttgagtgatgaccttaatttttaattgacatacatttatacTAGAAAGATAATTTGATCTGATATGCATGATCTATTTATTCGCCTATAGATCATACAAAGAAAAActatcttttttctttgttatttcCTGAGATGATATACTTATAAATGAAATGGAAATGGAATTAAACAACATATGTATTTACACatataaaggaagatgtggtatgactgccaatgagacaaccttctATCCAAGTAAAAGGTAAACCACTAGAGgtcaaagtaagatcttcaacacggagccttggctcatactgaacagcaagctatagaggacccccaaaataactagtgtaataccattcaaacaggaaaactaacgggCTAATATATATAAAGAACGAGCAACACTGCTGAACTACGTCAACCAACGAGAACTACtcaacatcagattcctgacttagtacagactTGTTTAGAAATTCGTGcacacaataaaataaaagaatagatTAAGCGACCAAGTAGGCTAtcgaatttatattttaaaaaaataacatagaatACATATAGTGATACTGCCATGATCGAAAGGAAAAGAGGGTCCTGattcaattcatttgaatatgtTCTTGTCCTCAATATGCATTTGATATTTCAACTTTACATTACTAGTAATCAGCAATCGCACGTCATCATAATTGTGTTGAGAGTTCATATTGCTAGGTATCATTATGGGTAAATCAAGTGGCGATACATCAATAAATGGCGACTGTTGATGAAATTTACaacaataatattattatatacgGATTATTAAATATTGTGATTATAAAACTCAATTAACAATATAATGCTTTTCCATTTAAAAGTTTGAACTACTTCCAGAGTATAAACGTCATTTCCAATTTAACTAGCTTAACGCAAATGAAAAAGCGATTTACTTTATATACTTCTCAAGGTGATTAAATTttaacaagagattaaacgacGTGATATTCGTCAACAATATATCGTTTTATAAcgtatttaaaacttgaaatgtGTATATCATTCTGCTTCTTTTAACAAGTAAACGTGGAACTATTAAGAAATGAATCGTTTCATATACTGTTGCATGGTATTTCTCCAATGTCATTTGCCAGGTTTAGGACAAACTTTTGAAAATGTGACAAAACTTTATGACGATCTTTTCAGTAGTTATAGGAATAATATCACACCTCTAAATAATCAATCAGAGCCTTTTGAAATTACACTGGCGTTTTATTTATTATCAATCAACTCTTTTAGAGAAGTCGAGGAAACGCTAGTTCTAACAGGAGGATTAGCTATAGTATGGAAAGACACATCATTATCATGGAATCCTGTAGAATATGGAAATATAAATTCATTGGATGTGGATTCTAAAGATGTATGGTTACCATGGTTTTATCTACAAAACAATGCCAAAAAATTTGAACCAGTTGGATTTGATTCTGCTTTTAGAGTAAATATAAATAGCAGCGGGTTTGTTAATTATTCTCCAGGAAGTATTTTAGAAGCAAAATGTCAAACTGATATTTCTAAATTTCCTTTTGACACCCAACCATGCCTATTAGAATTTCTTGCATGGGGTGGAGGCGCtacattttacaaattgataTCGTTTTTTGAGGAAGTTAATTTAGATTTTTACACAAAGGACTCAAATTGGGAAGTGGTAACTAGAAAAACATATGCACAAATAGAACCAGAAGGTTATTATAAGTTTCATATGAGCCTATCATTAAAACGTAAACCAATGTATTACATAATAATGATTGTCCTTCCAACGATGTTACTGTCCTTTCTTAATCCATTAGTGTTTTTACTTCCGGTAGAATCAGGAGAACGCATATCATTATCAATGACAATACTTTTATCGTACGCCATATTTTTAACGCTTGTTTCAGCATCAATACCAGCATCCTCTAATCCCATGTGTTTCCTGTTGATTGTTATGATTATTATCATGTTGATTAGTGGATTAACGGTAGTGGCTGTCATTATAACGACCAAGCTGTACTACCAGGAAGACTATTTCCCTGGAAGGATCGTGAACTGTTTCGTTCACAAGAAAACAAGGAATCAGGACGTTACTCCTTTTGAttgtaagaaaaaagaaaaacagatctATAATGGAAAATATGTATCTTATTTGCTTGAtaagttttttttagtttcttcctatttaattattGTCATTACTCTTGTGGCATATTTTCTGTATGCAAGTATGTAAATTAGGGTTGAAACAAAAGGGAATTCGAATTACACAAATCAGCCATTAAAGACGATAACTTTGATTGTTTATCAGATTTTATGTTAACCACTAGATATTCTAAGTTgtgatgtttttgttattgttattttgcaatccatgaaaataaaaaattaaaacataacatgaaattttaaaacaatatttagaatttGAAAACCTTGAATAATTACAAATGTACTACATACAATTTCTACTTTAGATTTTATGTGGATTGAAATTGTGTACTAACATTGATTCGAAAGCTTTTTAcctaaatatgataaaaaatatagttATGAATATCCGTTGTAGTTGGTGATATAAAAATGGTGGTGCCGTATGTTATAACGTCACACTTGTTTTTGGTGTGTGTCTATGTTTCAGATGTTATTGttgtttttgcaaaatttcactttgttaaattgtatataaatattttggtatGAAGACATTTGAATTAACTCTTTATAAAATATGTTCATACCAAGTAAAATCTTACATTTTacgttttgaaataaatattctaACAGTAAGTTGACTGGTCAGTTTTTATGTTAAAAACGACCAGTAACGACGAGTTACGACCAGTAGCTACAGTACTATAATATGTTTATCTTATAAATCACACAATATTATGACCAGTCAAATACAAGTTCCGAAAAGGGGCATATAGGTTTcgaccccgagggtatcaccaggccagtagtcagcacatcggtgttgacatgaatatcaattatatggtcatttttataaatttcctgttacaaaactttgaatttttcgaaaaactaagaattttcttatcccaggaatagattaccttagccgtatttggcacaactttttagaattttggatcctcaatgctcttcaactttgtacttgtttggcttcacatttattttgatctgagcgtcactgatgagtcttatgtagacgaaacgcgcgtcaacggcgtactaaattataattctgctacatttgataactatatacaagGCACGAGGCGTTATAATTAACAAAACGGTTCTTATGGCTATTTGTAGTAAAACAACTATATTTTCTTAACAAAAAGGTAATTTTTAGGAGGGTGGAGCGGAGAGGAAGTGAGAAGAAGTTGGGATTTAAGCGATCCCAGTATAGCTCCCCCAAATGTTTACGCTCTTCAAGTTAGTGGTTGTCTTTTATTACTTTATTTCTGACATTTAAGAAGTAAGGCCTGTTCATGAAACTGCCATCTctgttcttgtccattcgttttttatgcgttttgttatttgattttgccatgtgattatggactttccggattgattttcctctgagttcagtatttttgtgattttactctgtAATAGCTTACATTTAGCTAAATTTATGCATCTATTTCGGAGCGATTTATATTTTAAGATAATGAAAAGACACTTACATATTGTTGAAAACGACGTATAAAAAGACGGTATATTGTCCTCCAAACATGATTTCGTTGTTTATCGTTCAGAAACTATTTTATAGACCATGTATAAACGGAACAAATAATATATCAATTGATTTTGCTTAAATATttgatagaaaaaagtaaaatgacagaAATAcctaacttcgaggaaaatttcAAATGGATAATCCCTCAACAAATGGTaaaaaatcaaacgctcaaacacatcaaacacatcaaacgaatgaataacaactgtcatatacgaGAATTGTTTGTTATGCTGCCAGGACTGAACTAAATATATACACACATTTTGCTCAtctgctttgtctatatgcctttttggtGTTACTTCGAAAAGTTGTTTGTTgctcttctttcatttttaatatgtgctttgtctatatgcctttttaagTTTCTTCGTTACAtgtatgacgtggctctgtacttatacatcccgtcattgtgttattgttctatggtaaATTTGTGCATTCTTGTCTAATTTTTACTAATATGATTGGTTTATATGCCATTtcgtgcttctttgttacatgtttgtatatttttagtGATTAGGATTAcagcacaatgttgactgctttattattgacatttttacctataatgtctgttttgttcacatgcacgcatcgttgtcaatataatggaatttgaactgtcatacaagtgagaggtttaactagctataaaatcttgttcaatccaccattttctaaataagaaagtgcctgcaccaagtcagaaatatgacagttgttatccattcgtttgatgtgtttaagcttttgattttgccatttgattagggattggccgttttgaattttcctcggagttcggtatttttgtgattttactttttttgtgaaTTGTGTAATAATGACTACTGTTTATATAAGAGAAACTTACCAATTCGcaaatatatgatgcaaatcACTGAATACTTATTATCAatgtattaaaaaatcatcaatgagttgattttttgatttttgatgttttaacgccacttttaa
This genomic interval carries:
- the LOC143049246 gene encoding neuronal acetylcholine receptor subunit beta-3-like; protein product: MNRFIYCCMVFLQCHLPGLGQTFENVTKLYDDLFSSYRNNITPLNNQSEPFEITLAFYLLSINSFREVEETLVLTGGLAIVWKDTSLSWNPVEYGNINSLDVDSKDVWLPWFYLQNNAKKFEPVGFDSAFRVNINSSGFVNYSPGSILEAKCQTDISKFPFDTQPCLLEFLAWGGGATFYKLISFFEEVNLDFYTKDSNWEVVTRKTYAQIEPEGYYKFHMSLSLKRKPMYYIIMIVLPTMLLSFLNPLVFLLPVESGERISLSMTILLSYAIFLTLVSASIPASSNPMCFLLIVMIIIMLISGLTVVAVIITTKLYYQEDYFPGRIVNCFVHKKTRNQDVTPFDCKKKEKQIYNGKYVSYLLDKFFLVSSYLIIVITLVAYFLYASM